One Pseudoalteromonas ulvae UL12 DNA window includes the following coding sequences:
- a CDS encoding DNA-binding protein produces the protein MTTNYQDIKKICDELLIAGKKVTAAKILAQSSGPQAKILGFYQQWRQELHEHSKANAEPAGLSKDFLESFKNEVERYAKALNHDQDTQLEQALEVENLSLRSLDEAETELTELRQSVKELSEQVKEDKVNFDNTLHDLEQKNQQQVTELKNHYEKQILALNHDAQKNLSEIKDSYEEKLSNLSNSTAAELSELKQGYESLISELTDNRNQTIAELKQNYDKHITDLTQSNEKLVSELTAKHQSVLTNTQEQSEKRVSELKNEFESKLATLATDSNSKIKSLVDGRDEQIAKATADAIAKTQSLTEQLTKKADIIASLQGEVEAFTSEVSKLKQQLKDSEAQFEQHGSELEDSTLAIKQLKQNLQAAEQNIEELKKQNVEAKRINESQQETFNSQKTEVEQAREEVLSSQQMMTELRNENIQLSKQMNFIKNSSTSTIERLTTNSEQAIAKIKELESALINEQTEAKKAVSENKRISEQLDFIKQNSTNTFERLTNSAEQAQSKARQLEDELKQVQSLNEQLKSENAKLSNQKQFA, from the coding sequence ATGACAACAAATTACCAAGATATAAAAAAAATCTGTGATGAACTTTTGATTGCAGGTAAAAAAGTCACCGCCGCCAAAATTCTCGCTCAGTCTTCAGGCCCGCAAGCTAAAATTTTAGGCTTTTATCAGCAATGGCGTCAGGAATTACACGAACACTCAAAAGCCAATGCCGAGCCTGCAGGCTTGAGCAAAGATTTTTTAGAATCGTTTAAAAATGAAGTCGAACGCTACGCAAAAGCGCTAAATCATGATCAAGACACCCAGTTAGAGCAAGCCTTAGAAGTCGAGAACTTATCGTTAAGAAGCCTAGACGAAGCCGAAACTGAATTAACCGAGTTACGTCAATCAGTTAAAGAACTCTCAGAGCAAGTTAAAGAAGACAAAGTAAACTTTGACAATACCCTTCACGATCTTGAACAAAAAAATCAGCAGCAAGTCACTGAGCTTAAAAACCATTACGAAAAACAAATTTTAGCGCTCAATCACGATGCTCAAAAAAATCTGTCTGAAATAAAAGACAGCTACGAAGAAAAACTATCTAATTTAAGTAACTCAACAGCGGCAGAACTATCTGAGTTAAAACAAGGGTATGAATCACTCATTAGTGAGTTAACCGATAACCGTAATCAAACCATTGCTGAATTAAAACAAAATTACGACAAACACATTACTGATCTGACCCAGTCAAACGAAAAACTAGTCAGTGAATTAACAGCGAAGCATCAAAGTGTATTGACCAATACCCAAGAGCAAAGTGAAAAACGAGTCAGCGAACTCAAAAATGAGTTTGAAAGTAAGCTCGCGACCCTTGCCACCGATAGCAATTCAAAAATTAAGTCTTTGGTTGATGGCCGAGATGAACAAATTGCAAAAGCAACCGCTGATGCAATTGCAAAAACCCAGTCTTTAACCGAGCAATTAACCAAAAAAGCAGACATTATTGCGTCCCTTCAAGGCGAAGTCGAAGCATTCACCTCAGAAGTCAGCAAATTAAAGCAGCAGCTTAAAGACAGTGAAGCACAGTTTGAACAACACGGTAGTGAGCTTGAAGATTCGACCTTAGCAATTAAGCAGCTTAAACAAAACTTACAAGCCGCAGAGCAAAATATTGAAGAGCTGAAAAAACAAAATGTAGAAGCTAAACGAATCAATGAAAGCCAGCAAGAAACCTTCAATAGCCAAAAGACAGAAGTCGAGCAAGCGCGCGAAGAAGTGCTGTCTTCTCAACAAATGATGACCGAACTTAGAAATGAAAATATCCAGTTGTCAAAGCAAATGAATTTCATTAAAAACAGTTCGACTTCAACGATTGAGCGTCTCACTACCAACTCAGAACAAGCAATTGCTAAAATAAAAGAACTCGAAAGCGCATTAATTAATGAACAAACAGAGGCCAAAAAAGCAGTTTCTGAAAACAAACGAATTTCTGAGCAACTTGATTTTATTAAGCAAAACTCAACCAACACGTTTGAGCGCCTGACAAATAGTGCCGAACAAGCACAATCTAAAGCGCGTCAGCTCGAGGATGAACTTAAACAAGTGCAAAGTTTGAATGAACAACTCAAATCTGAAAATGCTAAACTCAGTAATCAAAAACAATTTGCATAA
- a CDS encoding Na/Pi symporter: protein MHTQPRLPQKIFNWFCVAFLVYLMLVAVGTVSSGFKLFSGGSEGAKEIFAFATNPFVALLMGALATALVQSSSTVTSVIVGLVAGGLPLNIAIPMIMGANIGTTITNTIVSFGHVREKAEFRRAFSASTVHDFFNLLAVIIFLPLELAFGFLEKIATSLSQLFISDANLSLKSMNFMKAMISPSVDFFKSVLGFLDGKSLGIALVILGIGLILVSVTGLGKILKQVMVGKAKGILHSAIGKGPVAGITSGAMVTVMVQSSSTTTSLMIPLAGSGMFSTKQIYPFTLGANIGTTITALLAATAISGPTAAVALTIALVHVLFNVLAVAIIYGIPMLRDLPLKAADRLAIIGAENKLMALSYVLGVFFVFPSLIVFAMR, encoded by the coding sequence ATGCATACACAACCTCGTTTACCGCAAAAAATCTTTAATTGGTTTTGCGTGGCTTTTCTTGTTTATTTGATGCTTGTCGCTGTGGGTACTGTCAGCAGTGGTTTTAAGCTGTTCTCGGGTGGTTCCGAAGGCGCTAAAGAGATTTTTGCGTTCGCAACGAATCCGTTTGTCGCGTTATTAATGGGTGCATTAGCCACTGCCTTAGTACAATCCTCATCAACCGTGACTTCGGTGATCGTCGGCTTAGTCGCAGGCGGCTTACCGTTAAACATTGCCATCCCGATGATTATGGGGGCTAACATTGGCACAACCATCACAAATACCATTGTCTCGTTTGGTCATGTCAGAGAAAAAGCCGAGTTTAGACGAGCCTTTAGTGCATCAACCGTTCATGACTTTTTTAATCTACTCGCAGTCATTATTTTCTTACCCCTTGAATTGGCTTTTGGCTTTTTAGAAAAAATAGCCACTAGTTTATCGCAGCTGTTTATCTCTGATGCCAACCTATCGCTTAAAAGCATGAACTTTATGAAAGCGATGATCAGCCCAAGTGTTGATTTCTTCAAATCTGTGCTTGGTTTCTTAGATGGAAAAAGCTTAGGCATTGCACTGGTTATTTTAGGGATTGGATTAATTTTAGTCTCTGTCACTGGGCTCGGTAAAATCTTAAAGCAAGTGATGGTAGGTAAAGCGAAAGGTATTTTACACAGTGCCATCGGTAAAGGCCCTGTCGCAGGGATCACCTCAGGTGCGATGGTGACAGTTATGGTGCAATCTTCCTCCACCACGACAAGCTTAATGATCCCTTTAGCAGGCAGTGGCATGTTCTCAACTAAACAAATTTACCCGTTTACGTTAGGAGCGAATATTGGCACCACCATTACAGCTTTACTTGCTGCAACCGCAATTTCGGGTCCAACTGCTGCTGTGGCACTGACGATTGCGTTGGTTCATGTATTATTTAATGTGCTTGCTGTGGCGATTATTTACGGTATTCCAATGCTTCGTGATTTACCGTTAAAAGCGGCAGACCGCTTAGCTATCATTGGCGCAGAAAACAAACTGATGGCACTTAGTTATGTATTGGGTGTGTTCTTTGTTTTCCCAAGTTTAATTGTTTTTGCGATGCGCTAG
- the cysK gene encoding cysteine synthase A, with protein sequence MSQIFNDNSLAIGNTPLVKLNRVTSGNVFAKIEARNPSFSVKCRIGASMIWEAEKSGELTKDKQIIEPTSGNTGIALAFVAASRGYQLTLTMPNTMSLERRKLLKALGANLVLTEGAKGMKGAIEKAQEIQQAEPEKFILLQQFENPANPKIHFETTGPEIFEATDGKVDFFVAGVGTGGTITGVSRYLKLEKGLNVKSIAVEPVDSPVISQKLAGEEIKPGPHKIQGIGAGFIPGNLDLEMLDGVEQVSNDEAIATAHRLMKEEGILAGISSGAAVAAAIRIAEKPENADKNIVVILPSSAERYLTSPLFAEEFSDQELVQ encoded by the coding sequence ATGTCTCAAATTTTTAATGATAACTCTCTGGCAATTGGTAACACACCGCTTGTTAAATTAAACCGCGTTACCTCGGGTAATGTTTTTGCCAAAATTGAAGCCCGTAACCCAAGTTTCAGCGTTAAATGTCGTATTGGTGCTTCGATGATTTGGGAAGCAGAAAAATCAGGTGAATTAACCAAAGACAAGCAAATTATTGAGCCTACGTCAGGTAACACAGGTATAGCACTTGCATTTGTTGCCGCATCTCGTGGTTACCAACTGACACTGACAATGCCAAACACAATGAGCTTAGAGCGTCGTAAACTGCTAAAAGCACTTGGTGCAAACTTAGTATTGACTGAAGGCGCTAAAGGCATGAAAGGCGCAATCGAAAAAGCACAAGAGATCCAACAAGCAGAGCCTGAAAAATTCATTTTACTACAACAGTTCGAAAACCCAGCCAACCCTAAAATCCACTTTGAAACTACGGGCCCTGAGATTTTTGAAGCAACCGATGGTAAGGTTGATTTCTTCGTAGCAGGTGTAGGGACTGGCGGTACTATCACAGGTGTGAGCCGCTACCTTAAATTAGAAAAAGGTTTAAATGTTAAATCTATCGCGGTCGAGCCTGTTGATTCACCGGTTATTTCTCAAAAATTAGCCGGAGAAGAAATCAAACCAGGACCTCATAAAATCCAAGGGATCGGTGCTGGTTTCATCCCAGGCAACCTTGATTTAGAGATGCTTGATGGTGTTGAACAAGTGTCAAATGATGAAGCTATCGCCACTGCTCACCGCTTAATGAAAGAAGAAGGTATCCTTGCCGGTATTTCTTCTGGTGCTGCGGTTGCTGCAGCTATTCGAATTGCTGAAAAGCCTGAAAACGCCGATAAGAACATCGTTGTAATTTTACCGAGCTCGGCTGAGCGCTACTTAACTTCACCGTTATTTGCTGAAGAGTTCAGCGATCAAGAACTTGTTCAGTAA
- a CDS encoding acyl-CoA dehydrogenase — protein MSIFILLIVAVIVIFMVTDIRMSVISRPAFKFFKKVLPPLSQTEREAMEAGDIWWDGELFTGNPDWQKLHSYAKPALSEKEQAFLDNQVHTLCNMLDDYKIVHQDKDMPKEVWQYLKDEGFFALIIPESYGGRDFSAIANSTIVSTIATKSLTAAVTVMVPNSLGPGELLMHYGTDEQKERWLPSLAKGKDVPCFALTGPEAGSDAGSIPDTGVVCEGEFNGETVLGLRLNWSKRYITLAPVASVLGLAFKMYDPDGLLGDQTDIGITCALIPTDHPGVQIGERHYPMAMAFMNGTTYGEDVFIPLDWIIGGPEFAGRGWRMLVECLSAGRGISLPALASATGHLSARMTGAYAYVRKQFGLSIGKFEGVQESLARIGAHTYALEAMRLMTAGAIDMKLSPSVVTAIAKYHMTEMSRTVVNDAFDIHAGKAIQLGHNNYLAHGYMGVPISITVEGANILTRNLMIFGQGATRCHPYVLKEMEAAANEDHEAGLKQFDELLAKHILFAGTNATMALFHGLTGAHFNSSPVSGMTAGYYKQLGRMSRALAICTDVSMLILGGELKRKEMISARLGDVLSHLYIASSVLKRFEDQGRQQSDLPFVQYAIENSLYEIGQAIYGFCDNFPNKVIGFTLKRLVFPLGNSYKKPNDDAAQQICTHMQQPGVMRNRLTHLCFIDDNAGTGVMEQAFQAMYRCEGLFAKLSKAQHKGQLPAKVSIVELIEKAKFSKLISEDEAETMLAANELRLLAINVDNFAPGELEGTNVKASKSKKSKAA, from the coding sequence ATGTCTATTTTTATCCTCTTGATTGTGGCGGTCATCGTCATTTTCATGGTCACTGATATCCGCATGAGTGTGATCAGTCGGCCAGCCTTTAAATTTTTCAAAAAAGTCTTACCGCCACTTTCTCAAACCGAACGAGAAGCGATGGAAGCAGGCGATATTTGGTGGGATGGTGAGTTGTTCACAGGTAACCCTGATTGGCAAAAACTGCACAGCTATGCCAAGCCTGCGTTGTCAGAAAAAGAACAAGCCTTTTTAGACAACCAAGTGCACACGCTGTGTAACATGCTTGATGACTATAAAATTGTGCATCAAGATAAAGATATGCCCAAAGAAGTCTGGCAATACCTTAAAGATGAAGGTTTTTTTGCGTTGATTATCCCAGAAAGCTATGGCGGGCGTGATTTTTCAGCGATTGCAAATTCGACCATAGTATCAACCATTGCCACGAAAAGCTTAACGGCTGCGGTTACGGTGATGGTGCCCAATAGTTTAGGCCCTGGTGAGTTGTTGATGCACTATGGTACTGACGAGCAAAAAGAACGCTGGTTGCCAAGTTTAGCAAAAGGAAAAGATGTGCCTTGTTTTGCATTAACAGGCCCAGAGGCCGGCTCTGATGCTGGCTCTATTCCCGATACTGGCGTTGTCTGCGAAGGTGAATTCAATGGTGAAACCGTACTTGGGTTACGTTTAAATTGGTCAAAACGTTACATTACGCTTGCGCCTGTCGCTTCAGTATTAGGGTTGGCGTTTAAAATGTATGATCCTGATGGTTTATTAGGTGATCAAACAGATATTGGGATTACCTGTGCTTTAATACCAACAGATCATCCGGGAGTGCAAATTGGTGAACGTCATTATCCGATGGCAATGGCCTTTATGAATGGTACAACTTATGGTGAAGATGTCTTTATTCCCCTCGATTGGATAATTGGTGGGCCGGAATTTGCTGGGCGTGGTTGGCGAATGTTGGTCGAATGCTTAAGCGCTGGACGAGGCATTTCGTTACCAGCTTTAGCCAGTGCGACAGGCCACTTAAGTGCGAGAATGACAGGCGCCTACGCTTATGTACGTAAACAGTTTGGTTTATCAATTGGTAAATTTGAAGGGGTACAAGAGTCATTAGCGCGCATAGGTGCTCATACCTACGCACTCGAAGCAATGCGTTTAATGACTGCGGGTGCCATTGATATGAAGTTGAGCCCATCAGTCGTGACTGCGATTGCGAAATATCACATGACAGAAATGAGCCGAACAGTGGTCAATGATGCGTTTGATATTCATGCTGGTAAGGCCATTCAACTAGGACACAATAACTATTTGGCTCATGGCTACATGGGAGTGCCGATTTCGATAACTGTCGAAGGGGCGAATATTCTGACCCGAAATTTAATGATTTTTGGTCAAGGAGCCACCCGTTGTCACCCGTATGTCCTAAAAGAAATGGAAGCCGCTGCCAATGAAGATCATGAAGCAGGCTTAAAGCAGTTTGATGAATTGTTAGCTAAACATATTTTGTTTGCAGGGACTAATGCCACAATGGCGCTATTTCATGGTCTGACAGGTGCACATTTTAATTCATCACCTGTATCAGGCATGACAGCTGGATATTACAAACAACTCGGTCGTATGAGCCGTGCTCTGGCTATTTGTACTGATGTATCTATGTTGATTTTAGGTGGTGAGTTAAAACGAAAAGAGATGATTTCGGCGCGTCTAGGCGACGTATTAAGTCATTTATACATCGCGTCTTCGGTGTTAAAGCGTTTTGAAGATCAGGGTCGCCAGCAGTCTGATTTACCGTTTGTTCAATATGCGATAGAAAACAGCCTGTATGAAATAGGCCAGGCAATTTATGGCTTTTGTGATAACTTCCCGAATAAAGTCATTGGTTTTACGTTAAAGCGTTTAGTGTTTCCATTAGGCAATAGCTATAAAAAACCCAATGATGATGCAGCTCAGCAGATTTGCACGCACATGCAACAACCTGGAGTGATGCGAAATCGTCTAACACATTTATGTTTTATTGATGATAATGCAGGCACTGGGGTGATGGAGCAGGCATTCCAAGCTATGTATCGCTGTGAAGGTTTATTTGCCAAATTGAGCAAGGCCCAACATAAAGGTCAACTTCCTGCCAAGGTCTCGATTGTTGAGCTGATTGAAAAAGCGAAGTTCAGTAAACTGATCAGTGAAGATGAAGCAGAAACCATGCTAGCGGCGAATGAACTGCGATTATTAGCAATCAATGTTGATAACTTTGCACCTGGAGAGCTCGAAGGGACAAACGTTAAGGCATCAAAGTCTAAAAAATCAAAAGCGGCTTAA
- a CDS encoding DUF3083 family protein gives MLQLKKRPSIIHKRSSANKVYVPGNARDNHYLLVSFRPEHVALATTDPRFADNYRQFSEQFFALCQRYELHNTHIIANGKLARVRYGEEQQHIETDEQIIFFYHPAMHTGHHLFVNEAQTVDKIDLLFLASGEQLRETAYLFHQQVMALMAEFALLMNVPLNQIKVKDHQHLTYDLYAHKRGHKQTKTHGLRQLSYRYQEQGLEISPHSQNLTYAITNIPVNLTMRQKIHQEFDEHIRYRDFYQSVITQVTRLCRQYELSHWVLVANGQIPLIRATTQHAESARRELLDIGMDAVQAYQPLIFVDEAQLVDSLSLVFIATDQDLQRNGYGKFVNQLTMMIKELSVSLGLEPERDALILRFFQHLSYKLSA, from the coding sequence ATGTTACAATTAAAAAAACGACCATCAATTATACATAAACGCAGTAGTGCGAATAAAGTGTATGTACCTGGTAATGCTCGCGATAATCATTATTTACTGGTTTCATTTCGACCTGAACATGTAGCACTGGCAACAACGGATCCTCGGTTCGCTGATAATTACCGTCAGTTTAGCGAACAATTTTTTGCGTTATGCCAACGTTATGAATTACATAATACGCATATTATCGCCAATGGTAAGTTAGCCAGAGTTCGTTATGGTGAAGAGCAGCAACATATTGAAACAGATGAACAAATTATCTTTTTTTATCACCCAGCGATGCATACAGGCCATCATTTATTTGTTAATGAAGCGCAAACGGTCGATAAAATTGATTTGTTGTTTTTAGCCAGTGGCGAGCAATTGCGAGAGACTGCGTACTTATTTCATCAGCAAGTGATGGCGTTAATGGCGGAGTTTGCTTTGTTAATGAATGTGCCGCTAAACCAGATTAAAGTCAAAGATCATCAGCACTTAACTTATGATTTATATGCCCATAAACGGGGTCATAAACAAACTAAAACCCATGGTTTGAGGCAGCTTAGCTATCGCTATCAAGAGCAGGGACTGGAAATTAGCCCGCACAGTCAAAACCTGACATACGCGATCACAAATATTCCCGTTAACTTGACGATGCGCCAAAAAATTCATCAAGAGTTTGATGAGCATATTCGCTATCGGGATTTTTATCAGTCGGTTATCACACAAGTAACCCGATTATGCCGCCAATATGAGTTGTCTCATTGGGTGCTTGTCGCCAATGGCCAAATTCCATTAATTCGAGCAACGACTCAGCATGCAGAGTCGGCTCGACGAGAGTTATTAGATATTGGTATGGATGCGGTGCAGGCATATCAGCCACTTATTTTTGTGGATGAAGCTCAATTAGTAGATAGCCTAAGTTTGGTATTTATTGCCACAGATCAAGATTTACAGCGTAACGGCTACGGTAAATTTGTAAATCAACTCACGATGATGATTAAAGAGTTAAGCGTCTCACTTGGTTTAGAGCCTGAGCGTGATGCATTGATATTGCGCTTTTTCCAGCATTTATCATACAAATTGTCAGCCTAA
- a CDS encoding carbohydrate binding family 9 domain-containing protein → MIKRTVAAAFCFFTHSLFAADKIDIPYIAKSAVIDGVLDEPHWQQAYPIKVDNVTWPYENIPSDEKMDVLVYENGEMLYIAYQAFDSSPEHIRAFYRDRDRAWDDDLVGLKIDSFNNQKLAYQFFINPLGVQMDSIENELTKQESDAWDGIWESAGQINEQGYIVEVAIPFRMLNFDDSVKTKQMAMEFVRFIPRNERLRVSSIKIDHNNNCWICQMHTVTGFEQTQQGNNLTIVPALVMGKSQQRDISSAHPDWQDDSTIEPSLDVKWGITPDVTLNTTINPDFSQVEADVAQLSINDNFALFYPEKRAFFADNADYFTSPWDLIYTRNVAEPDFGAKVTGNVGQHNFAAFVANDQQSNIIIPGNLGSTIVSLDNKSKNAAGRYRYDFSNDFSIAATTTARESDDYHNYMVSLDTKYRFTDSDTFVFQYAQSDTQYSDEFVDNLCGSQSCDNPDETECEIGSDCAYSEPLLRVLSDTPLKDNAYRISYEHNEKHWMAFSNYSNIGDEFRADLGFMGQVDFNKFVTGGRYRWYGDDKTWWNRMEFYSDWDISHNDNQELLEKELQASFSINGPLQSYVQLELMQRQRTGLRHDKSSLVIDGNTTLFDEDLVALYAEIKPMAGLFMSMNLSSGDQIDLSNNRIGERVRIRPVVNFNLTRHLELKLRHTYEKMNAANADLFTANLTDARITYQFDIKSFLRLAFIYTDIDRNADNYLKPVNEQYQSFSTQLLYSYKVNPQTVFFAGYSDNGYQDDDIERLKRAERAIFLKLSYAWLL, encoded by the coding sequence ATGATAAAACGCACTGTTGCTGCTGCCTTTTGTTTTTTTACTCATTCTCTGTTTGCTGCCGATAAAATTGATATTCCTTACATTGCAAAAAGTGCCGTGATTGATGGAGTATTAGATGAACCTCACTGGCAACAGGCTTACCCGATTAAAGTCGATAATGTTACTTGGCCGTATGAAAATATCCCCAGTGACGAAAAAATGGATGTGCTCGTCTATGAAAATGGCGAGATGCTCTATATTGCCTACCAAGCATTTGATTCATCTCCCGAGCACATCCGTGCTTTTTACCGAGATAGAGATCGGGCATGGGATGATGATTTAGTTGGGTTAAAAATTGATTCTTTTAATAATCAAAAGCTCGCTTATCAGTTTTTTATTAATCCATTAGGTGTGCAAATGGATTCAATTGAAAATGAACTGACCAAGCAAGAAAGCGATGCTTGGGATGGTATTTGGGAAAGTGCCGGGCAAATCAATGAACAAGGTTATATCGTCGAAGTGGCCATTCCCTTTCGGATGCTCAACTTTGATGACAGCGTCAAAACCAAACAAATGGCAATGGAGTTTGTACGTTTTATACCTCGCAATGAGCGACTGCGCGTTTCAAGCATAAAAATCGATCACAATAATAATTGTTGGATTTGCCAAATGCATACCGTCACAGGATTTGAGCAGACTCAACAAGGAAACAACCTCACTATTGTCCCAGCACTTGTGATGGGAAAAAGTCAACAGCGCGACATCAGCAGTGCTCACCCTGATTGGCAAGATGATTCGACGATTGAACCAAGCTTAGATGTGAAATGGGGGATCACACCGGATGTGACACTCAATACCACGATTAACCCTGATTTCTCTCAAGTTGAAGCCGATGTAGCACAGCTCAGCATCAATGATAACTTTGCACTATTTTACCCCGAAAAACGGGCGTTTTTTGCCGATAATGCCGATTACTTCACCTCCCCTTGGGATTTAATTTATACCCGCAATGTTGCAGAGCCTGATTTTGGCGCAAAAGTGACCGGGAACGTTGGTCAGCATAACTTCGCTGCATTTGTTGCCAACGATCAACAAAGTAACATCATTATCCCTGGTAATTTAGGTTCAACCATAGTGTCGCTTGATAACAAGTCAAAAAATGCTGCAGGACGTTATCGTTATGATTTTTCAAATGATTTCTCAATCGCCGCCACAACAACCGCCAGAGAGTCTGATGATTACCATAACTACATGGTCAGCTTAGACACCAAATATCGTTTCACAGACAGTGATACTTTTGTGTTCCAATATGCGCAGTCAGATACTCAATACAGTGACGAATTCGTTGATAATTTGTGTGGGAGTCAAAGCTGCGATAACCCAGACGAAACCGAGTGTGAAATTGGCAGTGACTGTGCTTATAGCGAACCGCTGCTGCGGGTATTATCGGATACACCGCTAAAGGATAACGCCTATCGCATTAGTTATGAACACAATGAAAAACACTGGATGGCGTTTTCAAATTACAGCAATATTGGCGATGAGTTTAGGGCTGATCTTGGTTTTATGGGCCAAGTTGATTTTAATAAGTTTGTCACGGGTGGGCGCTACCGCTGGTATGGAGATGACAAAACTTGGTGGAATCGCATGGAGTTTTACAGTGATTGGGATATCAGTCACAACGATAATCAAGAGCTGCTCGAAAAGGAGTTACAAGCCAGCTTTTCTATCAATGGGCCATTACAAAGTTATGTCCAGTTAGAACTGATGCAGCGTCAAAGAACCGGTTTGCGTCATGATAAAAGTTCGTTAGTCATCGATGGTAATACGACTTTATTTGATGAAGATTTAGTCGCTCTGTATGCTGAAATAAAACCTATGGCAGGTTTATTTATGAGTATGAATCTGTCATCTGGGGATCAAATTGACCTCAGCAATAACCGAATTGGTGAGCGCGTTCGGATACGCCCAGTGGTTAACTTCAATTTAACCCGTCACCTAGAACTGAAGCTACGCCACACTTATGAGAAAATGAATGCCGCCAATGCAGATTTATTTACGGCCAATTTAACCGATGCACGTATAACATATCAATTTGATATTAAAAGCTTTTTACGTCTAGCGTTTATTTATACCGATATCGACCGCAATGCTGATAATTACCTTAAACCTGTCAATGAGCAGTACCAAAGCTTTTCTACACAACTGTTATATTCATATAAAGTGAATCCACAAACCGTGTTTTTTGCTGGTTATTCGGATAATGGCTATCAAGATGATGACATCGAGCGACTGAAGCGCGCTGAACGAGCCATATTCTTGAAACTCAGCTATGCCTGGTTACTGTAA